Proteins encoded by one window of Polyodon spathula isolate WHYD16114869_AA chromosome 16, ASM1765450v1, whole genome shotgun sequence:
- the LOC121329039 gene encoding rho guanine nucleotide exchange factor 16-like, with protein MSQRHSVGSVGDQAPLLLAGQFASDLQLDASLSEPLAASPSREKHCSLGHLPKEDLSLPKLSTSPENEPKKIILSTQSEASRRRGTQQLIPKGLAVASRPKQRYHTTGVSMPMWEAISQQEKRTSVPAVSWEDYDADDFEEDGGGMLSRNRRNQSYRAAVKGFHNGAPEPVKTGASLKPVQEERAPSPRSPSRSKKSLGRKRNAKHGGSFKDEPRLYQEIRERGLHSSNQDPDDDFVHVEQLGPDEGIVVKNYRPTQLTWSQLPEVQERGILDQISPEERKRQEAIFEIILSEHSYQHSLNVLVRLFKKSKELRKTMNITEHHHLFSNISDILEVSKRFFADLEKRHGDDPLIRDISDIVENHSSTHFKPYIIYCSNEVYQQRTLQKLLASNTAFKEALKHIEMTADCGGLSMISFLILPMQRVTRLPLLMDTICQKTSTDLEEYHSAVKALKSISKLVKQCNDGARRMERTEQMYTIQKQMEFGKIKPFPLVSASRWLQKRGELAVCTEELSIFWKAFSNKSYYLFLFNDVLIVTRKKSEESYLVMDYATLEQIEVQLLGSSEGQLASGSPRSSSSPNLNMFKVVMKRNSEGKEEQIALVAESPSDRARWVIALQHHKHTDNDDLNKEDLPQVEIIKGYRAKQPDELSLQQADVVLVLHKVEGWFQGERLRDGERGWFPSSCATEITNRIAVERNVRRMERLRKETDV; from the exons ATGAGCCAGCGGCACTCTGTCGGTTCAGTGGGGGACCAGGCTCCCCTCCTGCTGGCGGGACAGTTTGCTTCTGACCTGCAGCTGGATGCCAGCCTCAGCGAGCCCTTGGCTGCCAGCCCATCCAGAGAAAAGCACTGCTCCCTGGGTCACCTCCCAAAGGAGGACTTGTCCCTGCCCAAACTCTCCACCTCTCCGGAGAACGAGCCCAAGAAGATCATCCTGAGCACGCAGAGCGAGGCCTCCCGAAGGCGGGGCACCCAGCAGCTCATTCCCAAAGGCCTGGCAGTGGCCAGCAGGCCCAAGCAGAGGTACCACACCACGGGGGTGAGCATGCCCATGTGGGAGGCCATCTCGCAGCAGGAGAAGCGCACCTCTGTGCCGGCGGTGAGCTGGGAGGATTACGACGCGGATGATTTTGAAGAGGATGGTGGCGGCATGCTGAGCAGGAATCGGAGGAATCAGTCTTACCGAGCAGCGGTCAAGGGCTTCCACAACGGGGCCCCGGAGCCTGTGAAGACAGGGGCAAGTCTGAAACCCGTCCAGGAGGAGAGAGCCCCCAGCCCGCGCAGCCCCAGCAGAAGCAAG AAATCTCTAGGACGGAAGAGGAATGCTAAGCATGGTGGCTCCTTCAAAGATG AGCCACGGCTGTACCAGGAGATTCGGGAGAGGGGGCTCCACTCCAGCAACCAGGACCCAGACGACGACTTTGTGCACGTGGAGCAGCTGGGGCCGGACGAGGGAATCGTGGTCAAGAACTACCGACCCACCCAGCTAACCTGGAGCCAGCTGCCCGAG GTACAAGAACGAGGCATCCTGGATCAGATCTCACCAGAGGAGCGCAAGCGACAGGAG GCCATCTTCGAGATCATCCTGTCCGAACACTCGTACCAGCACAGCCTGAACGTCCTGGTGCGCCTCTTCAAGAAGTCCAAGGAGCTGAGGAAGACCATGAACATCACGGAGCACCACCATCTCTTCTCCAACATCTCCGACATCCTGGAGGTCAGCAAGAG GTTCTTCGCCGACTTGGAGAAACGACACGGGGACGACCCGCTGATCAGAGACATCAGCGACATCGTGGAGAACCACTCCTCCACCCACTTCAAACCCTACATAATCTACTGCTCCAATGAGGTTTACCAGCAGAGGACGCTGCAGAAACTACT GGCGAGCAACACGGCTTTCAAGGAGGCTCTGAAGCACATCGAGATGACGGCGGATTGCGGGGGGCTGTCCATGATCTCCTTCCTCATTCTGCCCATGCAGAGAGTGACCCGTCTGCCTCTGCTCATGGAT ACGATCTGCCAGAAAACCAGCACAGACCTTGAAGAATACCACTCTGCAGTGAAGGCTTTGAAATCCATCAGCAAG CTGGTGAAGCAGTGTAACGATGGAGCTCGCAGAATGGAGAGGACCGAACAGATGTACACCATACAGAAGCAGATGGAATTTGGCAAGATTAAG CCCTTCCCCCTGGTGTCTGCATCGCGGTGGCTGCAGAAGCGTGGCGAGCTGGCGGTCTGCACAGAGGAGCTCAGCATCTTCTGGAAGGCTTTCTCCAACAAGAGCTACTACCTGTTCCTCTTCAACGACGTGCTCATCGTCACCAGAAAGAAAAG TGAGGAAAGCTATCTGGTGATGGACTACGCCACTTTGGAGCAAATAGAGGTGCAGCTCCTAGGGAGCAGCGAGGGTCAGCTGGCGAGTGGTTCACCGCGCAGCAGCTCCAGCCCCAACCTCAACATGTTCAAGGTGGTGATGAAGAGGAACAGCGAGGGCAAGGAGGAGCAGATTGCTCTGGTCGCAGAGTCTCC gaGCGACCGAGCTCGCTGGGTCATTGCCCTCCAgcaccacaaacacacagacaacgaCGACTTAAACAAAGAAG ATCTTCCGCAGGTGGAGATAATAAAGGGCTACAGGGCCAAGCAGCCAGACGAGCTGAGCTTGCAACAGGCTGACGTGGTCCTGGTTTTGCACAAAGTGGAAG GCTGGTTCCAGGGGGAGAGGCTGCGGGACGGGGAGAGGGGCTGGTTCCCTTCGTCCTGCGCCACCGAGATAACGAACCGCATCGCTGTGGAGCGCAACGTGCGGCGCATGGAGAGACTGCGCAAGGAGACAGACGTGTGA